One part of the Streptomyces sp. NBC_00286 genome encodes these proteins:
- a CDS encoding ArsR/SmtB family transcription factor produces MAMTSPPPASEPTDTLQAASELLRALASPVRLGIVRELSTGGKYVHELVATLGVSQPLVSQHLRVLRTSRIVTARRQARETQYSLTDDHVAHIVLDAIRHAQE; encoded by the coding sequence ATGGCAATGACTTCCCCTCCCCCGGCGAGCGAGCCAACGGACACCCTCCAGGCCGCCAGTGAGCTGCTGCGAGCCCTGGCCTCGCCCGTGCGCCTCGGCATCGTGCGCGAGCTGTCCACCGGCGGGAAGTACGTCCACGAACTGGTCGCCACCCTGGGCGTGAGCCAGCCTCTGGTCTCCCAGCACCTGAGGGTGCTGCGCACCTCGCGGATCGTCACCGCCCGGCGCCAGGCCCGCGAGACCCAGTACAGCCTGACCGACGACCACGTGGCGCACATCGTGCTGGACGCCATCCGGCACGCACAGGAGTAG